Proteins co-encoded in one Cyanobacterium sp. T60_A2020_053 genomic window:
- a CDS encoding thioredoxin family protein: MITITQDTFQREVMDSPQVVLVNFWAPWCGLCLMLHPILNRLESEWQNDLKIVSINADQNFRLANNYRLRSLPTLILMHRGEVIQRLDSFHHREDLYTTVNNVMLALEQKTA, translated from the coding sequence ATGATTACTATTACTCAAGACACTTTTCAGCGAGAAGTTATGGATTCTCCGCAAGTGGTGCTAGTTAATTTTTGGGCGCCTTGGTGTGGTTTATGCTTGATGCTTCATCCTATTCTCAACCGTTTAGAGTCGGAATGGCAAAATGATTTAAAAATTGTCAGTATCAATGCTGATCAAAATTTTCGTTTAGCTAATAACTATCGTTTGCGCAGTTTACCGACTTTAATTTTGATGCACCGAGGAGAAGTGATTCAAAGGTTAGATAGTTTTCATCATCGAGAAGATTTATATACCACTGTTAATAATGTGATGTTGGCTTTAGAACAAAAAACTGCTTAA